One part of the Cottoperca gobio chromosome 14, fCotGob3.1, whole genome shotgun sequence genome encodes these proteins:
- the nlgn3b gene encoding neuroligin-3b isoform X2, translated as MWLATFRDHLLPAHLLHHQGTVTITHCALLWWILCSCWSFTKATSQKFYPTVTTQFGKLRGLRVPVPSEVLRPIDQYLGVPYAAPPVGEKRFMPPDQPSSWSGIKNATHFMPVCPQNIHNTVPEIMMPIWFTYNLDTVATYIQDQSEDCLYLNIYAPTEDDIRDSEARPVMVYIHGGSYMEGTGNMMDGSVLASYGNVVVVTLNYRIGILGFLSTGDQAAKGNYGLLDQIQALRWISKNIGYFGGDPGRITVFGSGIGASCVSLLTLSHHSEGLFHRAIIQSGSALSSWAVNYQPVKYTRMLAERVGCNVLDTVDMVSCLQKKSARELVEQDIQPARYRVAFGPVIDGDVIPDDPEILMEQGEFLNYDIMLGVNQGEGLRFVENVMDLEDGVSGSDFDFAVSDFVDSLYGYPEGKDTLRETIKFMYTDWADKDNPETRRKTLVALFTDHQWVEPSVVTADLHARYGSPTYFYAFYHHCQSLMKPVWSDSAHGDEVPYVFGIPMVGPTDLFPCNFSRNDIMLSAVVMTYWTNFAKSGDPNKPVPQDTKFIHTKANRFEEVAWSKYDPYDQLYLHIGLKPRIRDHYRATKVAFWKHLVPHLYNLHDMFHYSSTTTKVTPLDPTQSNGKRSGSTGRPPLSNGHNDEEGGREMGPLIMPNPRDYSTELSVTIAVGASLLFLNVLAFAALYYRKDKRSRQDMSQQPSPQCDSKGNNVSHTTTIDESLSQQRNQCEALHNPLHVSPSLDYSLSQRRSPDDIPLMTPNNITMIPNSLMGLSNMSPYSTFPAGYSSAGLPSTHSTTRV; from the exons ATGTGGCTGGCTACATTCAGAGACCATCTGTTGCCTGCACACCTGCTGCATCATCAAGGGACTGTAACTATCACCCACTGTGCTCTTCTTTGGTGGATATTATGTTCCTGCTGGTCGTTCACCAAGGCAACAAGCCAGAAATTCTACCCGACGGTGACTACTCAGTTTGGGAAACTGCGAGGCCTCAGGGTTCCCGTGCCCAGCGAGGTGCTCCGGCCCATTGATCAGTATCTGGGGGTCCCCTACGCTGCTCCGCCCGTGGGTGAGAAGCGCTTCATGCCCCCCGACCAGCCCTCCTCTTGGTCCGGTATCAAGAATGCTACCCACTTCATGCCCGTGTGCCCTCAGAACATCCACAACACCGTGCCAGAGATCATGATGCCCATATGGTTCACCTATAACCTGGACACAGTAGCCACGTACATTCAGGACCAGAGTGAAGACTGTTTATATCTAAACATCTACGCTCCAACGGAGGATG ATATAAGGGACTCTGAAGCTCGGCCTGTGATGGTCTACATCCACGGAGGGTCCTATATGGAGGGCACTGGGAACATGATGGACGGCAGCGTGCTGGCCAGTTATGGGAATGTTGTCGTCGTCACGCTCAACTACAGAATCGGAATATTAG GCTTCCTCAGTACTGGTGACCAGGCAGCAAAAGGAAACTATGGACTCCTGGACCAGATTCAAGCTCTCCGTTGGATCAGTAAGAACATTGGTTACTTTGGAGGAGACCCGGGTCGCATCACAGTTTTTGGATCTGGAATCGGCGCCTCCTGCGTCAGTCTGCTAACTCTGTCCCACCACTCAGAGG GTTTGTTCCACAGAGCCATCATCCAAAGTGGTTCAGCCCTGTCCAGCTGGGCTGTCAACTACCAACCGGTCAAGTACACTCGCATGCTGGCCGAGAGGGTTGGCTGCAACGTGCTAGACACCGTGGACATGGTCTCCTGcctgcagaagaagagtgcGAGGGAGCTGGTGGAGCAAGACATCCAGCCTGCCCGATACCGCGTCGCTTTCGGCCCAGTCATTGACGGAGACGTCATCCCGGACGACCCGGAGATCCTGATGGAGCAGGGCGAGTTCCTAAACTACGATATAATGCTGGGTGTTAATCAGGGAGAAGGACTGCGCTTTGTGGAGAATGTGATGGATCTGGAGGACGGCGTGTCTGGCAGCGACTTTGACTTTGCAGTGTCAGACTTTGTGGACAGTTTGTACGGCTACCCAGAAGGGAAAGACACACTGAGGGAGACAATTAAATTCATGTACACAGACTGGGCTGACAAGGACAACCCGGAGACCAGGAGGAAGACCCTGGTGGCTCTCTTCACCGACCACCAATGGGTAGAGCCCTCAGTGGTGACGGCTGACCTGCACGCCCGCTACGGCTCGCCTACGTACTTCTACGCCTTCTACCACCACTGCCAGAGCCTCATGAAGCCAGTGTGGTCAGACTCAGCGCACGGAGATGAGGTGCCCTATGTGTTTGGCATCCCCATGGTGGGCCCAACTGACCTGTTCCCCTGTAACTTCTCCAGGAACGACATCATGCTCAGTGCTGTGGTTATGACTTATTGGACCAACTTCGCCAAGAGTGG CGATCCTAACAAACCAGTGCCACAGGACACCAAGTTCATCCACACCAAGGCCAACCGCTTCGAGGAGGTGGCCTGGTCTAAGTACGACCCCTACGACCAGCTGTACCTGCACATTGGCCTGAAGCCTCGTATCCGTGATCACTACCGCGCCACCAAGGTGGCCTTCTGGAAACACCTGGTGCCCCACCTCTACAACCTCCACGACATGTTCCATtactcctccaccaccaccaaggTCACCCCGCTGGATCCCACTCAGTCCAACGGAAAGAGGTCCGGCAGCACCGGCCGGCCTCCTCTATCCAACGGCCACAACGACGAGGAAGGGGGGAGGGAGATGGGCCCACTGATCATGCCGAACCCAAGAGATTACTCCACAGAGCTCAGCGTCACCATTGCTGTAGGCGCGTCACTGCTCTTCCTCAACGTCCTGGCCTTTGCCGCTCTGTACTACCGCAAGGACAAGCGCAGTCGGCAGGACATGTCCCAGCAACCCAGTCCCCAGTGCGACAGCAAAGGCAACAACGTGAGCCACACCACCACTATAGACGAGAGCCTGTCCCAGCAAAGGAACCAGTGTGAAGCCCTTCACAACCCTCTCCACGTCTCGCCCAGCTTAGACTACTCACTGAGCCAGCGCCGCTCCCCTGACGACATCCCTCTGATGACCCCCAACAACATCACCATGATCCCCAACTCCCTGATGGGCCTCTCCAACATGAGTCCGTACAGCACCTTCCCTGCTGGGTACAGCTCTGCAGGCCTGCCCAGCACCCACTCTACCACTCGGGTATAG
- the nlgn3b gene encoding neuroligin-3b isoform X1, whose translation MWLATFRDHLLPAHLLHHQGTVTITHCALLWWILCSCWSFTKATSQKFYPTVTTQFGKLRGLRVPVPSEVLRPIDQYLGVPYAAPPVGEKRFMPPDQPSSWSGIKNATHFMPVCPQNIHNTVPEIMMPIWFTYNLDTVATYIQDQSEDCLYLNIYAPTEDGSHHKKKGAAFSHAETHISEDIRDSEARPVMVYIHGGSYMEGTGNMMDGSVLASYGNVVVVTLNYRIGILGFLSTGDQAAKGNYGLLDQIQALRWISKNIGYFGGDPGRITVFGSGIGASCVSLLTLSHHSEGLFHRAIIQSGSALSSWAVNYQPVKYTRMLAERVGCNVLDTVDMVSCLQKKSARELVEQDIQPARYRVAFGPVIDGDVIPDDPEILMEQGEFLNYDIMLGVNQGEGLRFVENVMDLEDGVSGSDFDFAVSDFVDSLYGYPEGKDTLRETIKFMYTDWADKDNPETRRKTLVALFTDHQWVEPSVVTADLHARYGSPTYFYAFYHHCQSLMKPVWSDSAHGDEVPYVFGIPMVGPTDLFPCNFSRNDIMLSAVVMTYWTNFAKSGDPNKPVPQDTKFIHTKANRFEEVAWSKYDPYDQLYLHIGLKPRIRDHYRATKVAFWKHLVPHLYNLHDMFHYSSTTTKVTPLDPTQSNGKRSGSTGRPPLSNGHNDEEGGREMGPLIMPNPRDYSTELSVTIAVGASLLFLNVLAFAALYYRKDKRSRQDMSQQPSPQCDSKGNNVSHTTTIDESLSQQRNQCEALHNPLHVSPSLDYSLSQRRSPDDIPLMTPNNITMIPNSLMGLSNMSPYSTFPAGYSSAGLPSTHSTTRV comes from the exons ATGTGGCTGGCTACATTCAGAGACCATCTGTTGCCTGCACACCTGCTGCATCATCAAGGGACTGTAACTATCACCCACTGTGCTCTTCTTTGGTGGATATTATGTTCCTGCTGGTCGTTCACCAAGGCAACAAGCCAGAAATTCTACCCGACGGTGACTACTCAGTTTGGGAAACTGCGAGGCCTCAGGGTTCCCGTGCCCAGCGAGGTGCTCCGGCCCATTGATCAGTATCTGGGGGTCCCCTACGCTGCTCCGCCCGTGGGTGAGAAGCGCTTCATGCCCCCCGACCAGCCCTCCTCTTGGTCCGGTATCAAGAATGCTACCCACTTCATGCCCGTGTGCCCTCAGAACATCCACAACACCGTGCCAGAGATCATGATGCCCATATGGTTCACCTATAACCTGGACACAGTAGCCACGTACATTCAGGACCAGAGTGAAGACTGTTTATATCTAAACATCTACGCTCCAACGGAGGATG GGAGCCATCACAAGAAAAAGGGGGCGGCTTTCTCACATGCCGAGACTCATATATCCGAAG ATATAAGGGACTCTGAAGCTCGGCCTGTGATGGTCTACATCCACGGAGGGTCCTATATGGAGGGCACTGGGAACATGATGGACGGCAGCGTGCTGGCCAGTTATGGGAATGTTGTCGTCGTCACGCTCAACTACAGAATCGGAATATTAG GCTTCCTCAGTACTGGTGACCAGGCAGCAAAAGGAAACTATGGACTCCTGGACCAGATTCAAGCTCTCCGTTGGATCAGTAAGAACATTGGTTACTTTGGAGGAGACCCGGGTCGCATCACAGTTTTTGGATCTGGAATCGGCGCCTCCTGCGTCAGTCTGCTAACTCTGTCCCACCACTCAGAGG GTTTGTTCCACAGAGCCATCATCCAAAGTGGTTCAGCCCTGTCCAGCTGGGCTGTCAACTACCAACCGGTCAAGTACACTCGCATGCTGGCCGAGAGGGTTGGCTGCAACGTGCTAGACACCGTGGACATGGTCTCCTGcctgcagaagaagagtgcGAGGGAGCTGGTGGAGCAAGACATCCAGCCTGCCCGATACCGCGTCGCTTTCGGCCCAGTCATTGACGGAGACGTCATCCCGGACGACCCGGAGATCCTGATGGAGCAGGGCGAGTTCCTAAACTACGATATAATGCTGGGTGTTAATCAGGGAGAAGGACTGCGCTTTGTGGAGAATGTGATGGATCTGGAGGACGGCGTGTCTGGCAGCGACTTTGACTTTGCAGTGTCAGACTTTGTGGACAGTTTGTACGGCTACCCAGAAGGGAAAGACACACTGAGGGAGACAATTAAATTCATGTACACAGACTGGGCTGACAAGGACAACCCGGAGACCAGGAGGAAGACCCTGGTGGCTCTCTTCACCGACCACCAATGGGTAGAGCCCTCAGTGGTGACGGCTGACCTGCACGCCCGCTACGGCTCGCCTACGTACTTCTACGCCTTCTACCACCACTGCCAGAGCCTCATGAAGCCAGTGTGGTCAGACTCAGCGCACGGAGATGAGGTGCCCTATGTGTTTGGCATCCCCATGGTGGGCCCAACTGACCTGTTCCCCTGTAACTTCTCCAGGAACGACATCATGCTCAGTGCTGTGGTTATGACTTATTGGACCAACTTCGCCAAGAGTGG CGATCCTAACAAACCAGTGCCACAGGACACCAAGTTCATCCACACCAAGGCCAACCGCTTCGAGGAGGTGGCCTGGTCTAAGTACGACCCCTACGACCAGCTGTACCTGCACATTGGCCTGAAGCCTCGTATCCGTGATCACTACCGCGCCACCAAGGTGGCCTTCTGGAAACACCTGGTGCCCCACCTCTACAACCTCCACGACATGTTCCATtactcctccaccaccaccaaggTCACCCCGCTGGATCCCACTCAGTCCAACGGAAAGAGGTCCGGCAGCACCGGCCGGCCTCCTCTATCCAACGGCCACAACGACGAGGAAGGGGGGAGGGAGATGGGCCCACTGATCATGCCGAACCCAAGAGATTACTCCACAGAGCTCAGCGTCACCATTGCTGTAGGCGCGTCACTGCTCTTCCTCAACGTCCTGGCCTTTGCCGCTCTGTACTACCGCAAGGACAAGCGCAGTCGGCAGGACATGTCCCAGCAACCCAGTCCCCAGTGCGACAGCAAAGGCAACAACGTGAGCCACACCACCACTATAGACGAGAGCCTGTCCCAGCAAAGGAACCAGTGTGAAGCCCTTCACAACCCTCTCCACGTCTCGCCCAGCTTAGACTACTCACTGAGCCAGCGCCGCTCCCCTGACGACATCCCTCTGATGACCCCCAACAACATCACCATGATCCCCAACTCCCTGATGGGCCTCTCCAACATGAGTCCGTACAGCACCTTCCCTGCTGGGTACAGCTCTGCAGGCCTGCCCAGCACCCACTCTACCACTCGGGTATAG